The following proteins are encoded in a genomic region of Oncorhynchus masou masou isolate Uvic2021 chromosome 19, UVic_Omas_1.1, whole genome shotgun sequence:
- the LOC135505632 gene encoding trace amine-associated receptor 13c-like, whose product MDISSHQHLDPKMFCYPESNASCTREIFSEGVQIALYIFFVSGMLVTILGNSVVIISIAHIKQLHTPTNMLIMSLAVADLLLGVTVMPFSTMRAVEGCWYFGDAFCLLHSSFDMFLTSVSIFHLVFIAIDRYEAVCSPLRYSTKITIPIAWLMVFASWAVAALYSYCLLYSKANVRGLDEFIASIYCLGSCNLFLNALWGALDTLIAFFFPCSVMVGLYTKIFLVAKTHIKKIEDSQNNSNEGGRGVVSQRSERKAAKTLGIVVGVFIFCWLPFFVNSIVDPYTNFSTPPILFEVFIWLGYFNSTANPIIYALFYPWFRKCLNLIVTLKIFNRHSSYINVFATT is encoded by the coding sequence ATGGATATCTCATCTCATCAACATCTGGATCCTAAGATGTTCTGTTACCCAGAATCAAATGCCTCCTGCACCAGAGAAATCTTCAGTGAAGGGGTTCAAATtgctttatacattttttttgtttcagGTATGCTGGTCACTATTCTAGGGAACAGTGTGGTCATTATCTCCATTGCTCACATAAAACAGCTCCACACGCCAACTAACATGCTTATAATGTCTTTGGCAGTTGCAGACCTGCTGCTTGGAGTAACTGTGATGCCTTTTAGTACAATGAGGGCTGTGGAGGGCTGCTGGTACTTTGGAGATGCTTTTTGTTTGCTGCATTCTAGTTTTGATATGTTCCTCACATCTGTTTCAATTTTCCACCTGGTATTCATAGCCATAGATCGATATGAGGCTGTGTGCAGTCCACTTCGTTATTCCACCAAGATTACTATACCAATAGCATGGCTCATGGTTTTTGCCAGTTGGGCCGTTGCTGCATTGTACTCCTATTGCCTACTATATTCCAAAGCAAATGTAAGAGGACTGGATGAATTCATTGCATCCATATACTGCCTGGGAAGTTGTAATCTTTTCCTTAATGCACTGTGGGGTGCCCTAGACACATTGATAGCCTTTTTCTTTCCATGCTCTGTAATGGTGGGTTTGTATACCAAAATATTTTTGGTGGCAAAAACACATATAAAAAAGATTGAAGACAGTCAAAATAATTCCaatgagggaggtagaggtgTGGTGTCTCAACGGTCAGAGCGGAAAGCAGCTAAAACTTTAGGCATTGTGGTGGGTGTTTTCATCTTTTGCTGGCTGCCTTTCTTTGTTAATTCCATAGTTGATCCATACACAAACTTTAGCACACCACCTATTCTCTTTGAAGTGTTTATCTGGCTGGGTTACTTTAATTCTACTGCAAATCCAATCATCTATGCACTGTTTTATCCATGGTTTCGAAAATGTCTTAATCTCATTGTGACATTGAAAATATTCAATAGACATTCTTCTTATATAAATGTATTTGCTACTACATGA
- the LOC135505574 gene encoding trace amine-associated receptor 1-like, translating to MDFSNTSNLNSTVKSQTLFCYESLSGSCVRFARPLSVQVPMFTSMLLAILVTVIGNLLVITSIAHFKQLQTSVNQLLVSLAVCDLLLGVFIMPCSAVRSVQGCWYLGGFLCKLHTSTDIMLSTSSIFHLSFISIDRYFAVCRPLSYRLIITNNTVLIMITTSWLVPAIFAYGMIFPEINLKGREDFYETHVKCIGGCQVFFSPVAALVVSSFCFYIPGMILICIYSKIYWVARAQARSIKDLSRQFKEADSGRRERRGANILAIVVGVFLICWSPFSLCLIIDPFIQYSIPPLLGDTLVWFGYLNSAFNPIVYAFFYTWFRRALRIIISGHIFHRGSCRFRLYSE from the coding sequence ATGGACTTCTCAAATACTTCGAACCTCAACAGCACTGTGAAATCACAGACTCTTTTCTGCTACGAGTCTTTGAGTGGATCGTGTGTGAGGTTTGCTCGACCCCTGAGCGTTCAGGTTCCGATGTTCACATCGATGCTGTTGGCCATACTGGTGACTGTTATTGGGAACCTTCTGGTCATCACCTCCATTGCACACTTCAAACAGCTTCAAACCTCCGTAAACCAACTGCTCGTCTCCTTGGCTGTGTGTGACCTCCTTCTGGGAGTGTTTATAATGCCTTGCAGTGCTGTGCGCTCTGTCCAGGGCTGTTGGTACCTAGGAGGGTTTCTGTGTAAGCTCCACACCAGCACTGATATTATGCTGAGCACATCCTCCATCTTCCATCTATCCTTCATCTCCATTGACCGTTACTTTGCTGTATGCAGGCCACTGTCGTACAGACTGATCATCACCAATAACACTGTATTGATCATGATCACCACCAGTTGGCTGGTCCCTGCCATTTTTGCTTATGGAATGATCTTCCCTGAGATCAATCTGAAAGGCAGGGAGGATTTCTATGAAACACATGTCAAGTGCATTGGAGGCTGTCAGGTGTTCTTTAGTCCAGTGGCAGCTTTAGTAGTATCCTCCTTCTGTTTTTATATCCCAGGCATGATCTTGATTTGTATATATTCCAAGATATATTGGGTTGCCAGGGCTCAGGCCAGGTCCATTAAAGATTTATCTCGTCAGTTTAAAGAAGCAGACTCTGGACGTAGAGAGAGACGAGGGGCAAATATTCTGGCAATAGTAGTGGGAGTGTTTCTAATCTGCTGGAGTCCCTTTTCCTTGTGCCTCATCATTGACCCTTTCATACAGTACTCCATTCCCCCGCTGTTGGGGGATACCCTGGTTTGGTTTGGATATTTGAACTCTGCTTTTAACCCTATTGTCTATGCTTTCTTTTACACTTGGTTCAGAAGGGCTTTGAGAATCATCATCAGTGGTCACATCTTTCACAGAGGTTCTTGTAGATTTAGATTGTATTCTGAGTAA